Proteins from a genomic interval of Candidatus Didemnitutus sp.:
- a CDS encoding tetratricopeptide repeat-containing sensor histidine kinase — translation MSVKNPCDSLWWTLPRRSAGTLVLLILALFHATTSAQPASPSDARIDALIKQARALDATEPARAIPLAREAFALAQQSGNRVAELRARAQLSQSLRRNSLYGEARQVTDGGLALPLGSTPAERLARAALVYESGQIHWNRGDYTTAEACYLDAQHLAEELHDDALLTSVLNGRGVVARHQKIYDQSEQHFRAALALAEKNDFDDFRLQIRNNLAILLYDQHRFDEARPLLLENLRVHTAAKNRRSMANALINLGSLENTAKNPAGALPFFEQALALRLELGVPRHIASARMAVATTLARLGRGDEALAQLRLATPIVEQIDSHEILGNFYSAYSEAAAAAGDYRAALDYQRKAQSENDTVASENTAKTIAELRERFDAEKRQRQIAELKAAQQKQDAELAVTEKELSRTRAERIGLAALLLFGLIAAIAIISRQRAITRAERRIHAETRRARDAAEEAAALKSRLLDLASHDLKAPLVGAMLTAETIADESADRPEIAQLARGLRGENQRLLALVQDLLDGSAAEAGRLALDRTPVDLAALAGEVAAAFAERAAQKQQRIEILAAIDGTPATIDGDAARLRQVLDNLLSNALKFSSAGTTTHLAVRRTPEGWVRLEVRDEGPGLTAEDRAGLFQRFRRLSAAPTGGEPSTGLGLALARDIVVAHGGRLDVESEPGKGATFYVEFPEQK, via the coding sequence GTGAGCGTCAAAAACCCGTGCGATTCCCTGTGGTGGACTCTCCCGCGCCGATCGGCTGGCACGCTGGTGCTGCTTATTCTGGCGCTCTTCCACGCCACCACATCCGCCCAGCCGGCGAGCCCGTCCGACGCGCGCATCGACGCGCTCATCAAGCAAGCTCGCGCGCTCGACGCCACCGAACCCGCCCGTGCCATTCCCCTCGCCCGCGAAGCGTTCGCACTCGCCCAACAGAGCGGCAATCGGGTCGCTGAACTCCGCGCGCGCGCCCAGCTCAGCCAATCCCTCCGCCGCAACAGCCTCTACGGCGAAGCCCGCCAAGTCACCGACGGCGGCCTCGCCCTGCCCCTCGGCTCCACGCCCGCCGAACGCCTCGCGCGCGCCGCGCTCGTCTACGAATCGGGCCAGATCCATTGGAACCGCGGCGACTACACGACCGCCGAAGCCTGTTACCTGGACGCCCAGCATCTGGCTGAGGAATTGCACGACGATGCCCTCCTCACCTCCGTATTGAACGGCCGCGGCGTCGTCGCCCGCCATCAGAAAATTTACGACCAATCCGAGCAACACTTTCGCGCCGCGCTCGCACTCGCAGAGAAAAACGACTTCGACGACTTCCGCCTCCAGATCCGCAACAATCTCGCGATTCTGCTCTACGATCAGCACCGCTTCGACGAAGCCCGCCCGCTCCTGCTCGAAAACCTCCGCGTGCACACCGCGGCGAAGAACCGCCGCAGCATGGCCAATGCGCTCATCAACCTCGGCTCGCTCGAGAATACCGCTAAAAATCCCGCCGGCGCCCTTCCATTCTTCGAGCAAGCGCTCGCGCTGCGCCTCGAACTCGGTGTCCCGCGCCACATCGCGTCCGCCCGCATGGCCGTCGCCACCACGCTCGCACGTCTCGGCCGCGGCGACGAAGCGCTCGCCCAACTCCGCCTCGCCACACCGATCGTCGAGCAAATCGACAGCCACGAGATCCTCGGCAACTTCTACTCGGCCTATAGCGAAGCCGCCGCCGCCGCCGGCGACTACCGCGCCGCGCTCGACTACCAGCGGAAGGCGCAGAGCGAAAACGACACCGTCGCCAGCGAAAACACCGCCAAGACGATCGCGGAGCTCCGCGAGCGCTTCGACGCCGAGAAACGTCAGCGCCAGATCGCCGAACTCAAGGCCGCCCAGCAAAAGCAGGACGCCGAACTCGCAGTAACGGAAAAGGAGTTGAGCCGCACGCGCGCTGAGCGCATCGGCCTGGCCGCGCTGCTGCTCTTCGGTCTCATCGCCGCGATTGCGATCATCAGCCGGCAGCGCGCCATCACCCGCGCCGAACGGCGCATCCACGCCGAGACCCGCCGCGCGCGCGACGCCGCCGAAGAAGCCGCCGCCCTGAAATCCCGCCTGCTCGACCTCGCCTCGCATGACCTCAAGGCGCCGCTCGTCGGCGCGATGCTCACCGCCGAGACGATCGCCGATGAAAGCGCCGACCGACCCGAGATCGCTCAACTCGCGCGCGGACTCCGCGGCGAAAATCAGCGTTTGCTCGCGCTCGTGCAGGATCTCCTCGACGGCTCCGCCGCCGAGGCCGGCCGTCTCGCGCTCGATCGCACACCGGTCGATCTCGCCGCGCTCGCCGGTGAAGTCGCCGCCGCCTTCGCCGAACGCGCCGCGCAGAAGCAGCAACGGATCGAAATTCTTGCCGCCATCGACGGCACACCTGCAACCATCGACGGCGATGCCGCGCGTCTGCGCCAGGTGCTCGATAACCTCCTCAGCAACGCGCTCAAGTTCTCCTCCGCCGGCACCACCACGCACCTCGCCGTGCGTCGCACTCCAGAAGGTTGGGTGCGGCTTGAGGTGCGCGATGAAGGTCCGGGTCTCACCGCCGAAGATCGGGCCGGACT
- a CDS encoding response regulator transcription factor, whose amino-acid sequence MTEETVARILLADDHALVRDALKAAIRRRMSGAKFEYAGTAGEVMAAVEREPWNLVVLDLGLPGGTELETLRRVRALRPEVPILVFSMFPEHKMGLAAIEAGADGYLCKTADRVTIGQAATETLAGRGYRSPELQALLVKRPGARRGAMAALSQREVEVLIGLGRGRSNKEVAAALDISVTSVGTYRARIMDKLGLSTTADLLRYVVEHRLVSH is encoded by the coding sequence ATGACGGAAGAGACCGTTGCACGAATTTTGCTGGCGGATGACCACGCGCTCGTTCGCGACGCGTTGAAAGCGGCGATTCGGCGGCGGATGTCCGGGGCGAAGTTCGAGTATGCTGGCACGGCGGGGGAAGTAATGGCCGCCGTCGAACGCGAGCCGTGGAATTTGGTCGTGCTCGACCTGGGGCTGCCGGGGGGCACGGAATTGGAAACGCTGCGTCGCGTGCGGGCATTGCGGCCGGAAGTGCCGATCCTGGTGTTCTCGATGTTTCCGGAGCACAAGATGGGCCTCGCGGCGATCGAGGCGGGGGCGGATGGCTATTTGTGCAAGACGGCGGATCGCGTGACGATCGGGCAGGCGGCGACGGAGACCCTGGCTGGTCGCGGTTACCGCAGTCCGGAGTTGCAGGCATTGCTGGTCAAACGCCCGGGCGCGCGGCGCGGGGCGATGGCGGCGCTGTCGCAGCGGGAAGTGGAAGTGTTGATCGGCTTGGGGCGAGGTCGGTCGAACAAGGAGGTCGCGGCCGCCCTCGACATCAGTGTCACTTCCGTCGGCACCTATCGCGCGCGCATCATGGACAAGCTCGGCCTGAGCACGACGGCGGACCTCCTGCGCTACGTCGTCGAGCATCGCCTGGTTAGTCATTGA
- the gmd gene encoding GDP-mannose 4,6-dehydratase: MKKALITGITGQDGSYLAELLLSKGYEVHGVIRRASTFNTSRIDHLYRDPHINGVRLFLHYGDLADSVQMVKLLYNLQPDEIYNLAAQSHVRVSFDIPEYTGDVTGVGAVRILEAIREAGLVKKCRYYQASSSEMFGKVQQVPQVETTPFWPRSPYGCAKMYAHWLTVNYRESYNLHASSGILFNHESPRRGETFVTRKITRAATRIKLGLQDSLFMGNLDAKRDWGYAKEYVEMMWVMLQQEQPDDYVVATNETHTVKEFIQETFGLLGLDWEKYVKYDARYERPAEVDLLIGDPAKAKKQLGWEPKVRFKELVKIMTEADLELAKREAQIAALPNVSTTPFA; the protein is encoded by the coding sequence ATGAAGAAAGCCCTCATCACCGGCATCACCGGCCAGGACGGTTCCTACCTTGCCGAACTGCTCCTGTCCAAAGGCTACGAGGTTCACGGCGTCATCCGTCGCGCGTCGACCTTCAACACCAGCCGGATCGATCATCTTTATCGTGACCCGCACATCAACGGCGTGCGCCTGTTCCTGCACTATGGCGACCTCGCCGATTCCGTGCAGATGGTGAAACTGCTCTACAACCTACAGCCGGACGAGATCTACAACCTCGCGGCGCAGTCGCATGTCCGCGTCTCCTTCGACATTCCGGAATACACCGGCGACGTCACGGGCGTCGGCGCCGTGCGCATCCTCGAAGCCATCCGCGAGGCCGGCCTCGTGAAGAAATGCCGCTACTACCAGGCGTCGTCCTCGGAGATGTTCGGCAAGGTCCAGCAGGTCCCGCAGGTCGAGACCACGCCGTTCTGGCCGCGCTCGCCCTACGGTTGCGCCAAGATGTATGCGCACTGGCTCACGGTGAACTACCGCGAGAGCTACAATCTTCACGCCTCGTCCGGCATCCTTTTCAACCACGAGAGCCCGCGGCGCGGCGAGACCTTCGTCACCCGCAAGATCACGCGCGCCGCCACGCGCATCAAACTCGGCCTCCAGGACTCGCTCTTCATGGGCAACCTCGACGCCAAGCGCGATTGGGGCTACGCCAAGGAATACGTCGAGATGATGTGGGTCATGCTCCAGCAGGAGCAGCCCGACGACTACGTCGTCGCCACGAACGAGACTCACACGGTCAAGGAGTTCATCCAGGAAACCTTCGGCCTGCTCGGTCTCGATTGGGAGAAATACGTCAAATACGACGCCCGCTACGAGCGCCCGGCCGAGGTCGATCTGCTCATCGGCGATCCCGCCAAGGCCAAGAAGCAACTCGGCTGGGAGCCGAAGGTCCGCTTCAAGGAGCTCGTGAAGATCATGACCGAGGCCGACCTCGAGCTCGCCAAACGCGAGGCGCAGATCGCCGCGCTGCCGAACGTCTCCACGACACCCTTCGCCTGA
- a CDS encoding GDP-L-fucose synthase yields MRLHIAGHQGMVGAALVRRFQAEPGVSLLLRSRRDGLDLTNQAAVAAFYAAEKPDVAIIAAAKVGGIHANNTYPADFLFENLAIAANCIHGAYAAGVKRVLFLGSSCIYPKHAPQPMPEDCLLTSALEPTNEAYAIAKIAGLKLAQYYRKQHGVLYHSAMPTNLYGPADNYHLQNSHVMPALIRKFHEAKEAGRAEVIAWGTGSPKREFLHVDDLADACAFLLHLENPPDWVNVGTGVDVTIKELTEIVAEVTGFKGRIVWDSSKPDGTPRKLMDVSRLTALGWKARIGLREGVARAYASFLAEKAAGTLRA; encoded by the coding sequence ATGAGACTCCACATCGCAGGTCACCAAGGCATGGTCGGCGCCGCTCTCGTGCGTCGCTTCCAAGCCGAGCCCGGCGTCTCGCTCCTGTTGCGCTCCCGCCGCGACGGACTCGATCTGACGAATCAGGCTGCCGTCGCCGCGTTCTACGCCGCCGAAAAGCCCGACGTCGCCATCATCGCCGCCGCCAAGGTCGGCGGCATCCACGCCAACAACACCTACCCGGCCGACTTCCTATTCGAGAACCTCGCCATCGCCGCCAACTGCATCCATGGCGCCTATGCGGCCGGCGTGAAGCGCGTCCTCTTTCTCGGCAGCTCGTGCATCTACCCGAAGCACGCACCGCAACCGATGCCCGAGGATTGCCTGCTCACCAGTGCCCTCGAGCCGACCAACGAAGCCTACGCCATCGCCAAGATCGCCGGCCTCAAGCTCGCGCAATACTACCGCAAACAGCACGGCGTCCTCTACCACTCGGCGATGCCGACGAATCTTTACGGCCCGGCGGACAACTACCACCTGCAGAATTCGCACGTGATGCCGGCGCTGATTCGCAAGTTCCACGAAGCGAAGGAAGCCGGCCGCGCCGAAGTCATCGCCTGGGGCACCGGCTCGCCCAAGCGCGAGTTTCTCCATGTCGACGACCTCGCCGACGCCTGCGCTTTCCTGCTCCACCTCGAAAACCCGCCCGACTGGGTCAACGTCGGCACCGGCGTGGACGTCACGATCAAGGAACTGACCGAAATCGTCGCCGAGGTCACCGGTTTCAAGGGGCGCATCGTCTGGGACAGCTCCAAGCCCGACGGCACGCCGCGCAAGCTCATGGACGTCTCCCGCCTGACCGCCCTCGGCTGGAAAGCCCGCATCGGGCTCCGCGAAGGCGTGGCCCGGGCCTACGCTTCCTTCCTCGCGGAAAAAGCCGCCGGCACGCTCCGCGCCTGA